A stretch of the Musa acuminata AAA Group cultivar baxijiao chromosome BXJ2-7, Cavendish_Baxijiao_AAA, whole genome shotgun sequence genome encodes the following:
- the LOC103991071 gene encoding uncharacterized protein LOC103991071, producing the protein MLLSRLKLRTRRNIVSAPIPGLYCLGPHVMSLFNKEPGKVVDEFKLRVTYVPAGPPSPVPEEPEEGSSTLETGFIVYKHKILYQDLASRQRRSLQRHWL; encoded by the exons TCAAG GTTAAAACTACGAACTCGAAGAAATATTGTGTCCGCTCCAATACCAGGATTGTATTGCCTAGGTCCACATGTGATGTCACTG TTCAATAAAGAACCTGGTAAGGTTGTTGATGAGTTCAAGTTGCGGGTCACTTATGTTCCTGCTGGTCCTCCCTCACCTGTTCCTGAGGAACCAGAAGAAGGATCATCCACATTGGAAACGGGCTTCATAGTTTACAAACACAAGATTCT GTATCAAGATCTAGCGAGCCGTCAAAGGAGAAGTCTTCAGAG GCATTGGCTATGA